Proteins co-encoded in one Christiangramia fulva genomic window:
- a CDS encoding isoamylase early set domain-containing protein — protein sequence MSITKQYLKSKPECKVTFNVPAKDANNVEVAGDFNNWKSTKLKKFKNGNFKGQVNLPVDKEYQFKYIIDGEWVNEPEADRLEWNEYASTENSVLVV from the coding sequence ATGTCAATTACAAAACAGTATTTAAAGTCAAAACCTGAGTGTAAGGTCACTTTTAATGTGCCAGCGAAAGATGCAAACAATGTGGAGGTAGCAGGAGATTTCAATAACTGGAAATCTACTAAACTAAAAAAATTCAAAAACGGCAATTTTAAGGGTCAGGTGAACCTGCCGGTAGATAAAGAATATCAGTTCAAGTATATCATAGACGGTGAATGGGTTAATGAACCTGAAGCCGATCGTTTGGAATGGAACGAATATGCTTCAACTGAGAACAGCGTACTTGTAGTTTAA
- the egtD gene encoding L-histidine N(alpha)-methyltransferase: protein MNTTTRTMFESAFAEDTYKGLTSYPKYLLSKYIYDEKGDKLFQKIMDMPEYYLTQCEFEILEQNAAEICSAFSEKEAFDLIELGAGDGKKTKILLKELLKNSDDFKYLPIDISQHALDELQKSLKKELPEAKVSPQQGTYFKTLEELAEYNRRKKVILFLGSNIGNLLHKDAVIFLSNIAKAMDKDDMLFMGFDQKKDPKKILDAYNDPNGITEAFNKNLLVRINKELGGDFNPDSFKHWETYDPETGTAKSFLVSSIEQNVKIQKLELEVHFDSWESIHTEISQKYDDSIVKWLASEAGLKVEQTFTDSAGFYKNYIFKKN from the coding sequence ATGAACACAACCACCAGGACTATGTTTGAGTCTGCTTTTGCCGAAGACACATATAAGGGGCTCACGAGTTATCCCAAATACCTGCTTTCAAAATATATCTACGATGAAAAGGGAGACAAATTGTTCCAGAAGATCATGGATATGCCTGAATATTATCTTACGCAGTGTGAGTTTGAAATCCTGGAACAAAACGCTGCTGAAATCTGCTCGGCTTTCAGTGAGAAAGAGGCTTTTGATCTCATCGAACTCGGAGCGGGAGATGGTAAAAAAACTAAAATTCTTCTGAAAGAACTTCTGAAAAATAGCGATGATTTTAAGTATCTGCCGATAGATATAAGCCAGCATGCTCTGGATGAACTCCAAAAATCTTTAAAAAAGGAACTTCCTGAAGCAAAAGTTTCACCGCAACAGGGAACTTATTTTAAAACCCTTGAAGAGCTGGCAGAATATAACAGACGGAAGAAGGTAATTTTGTTTCTCGGCAGTAATATCGGGAACTTATTACACAAAGATGCGGTAATCTTTTTATCGAATATCGCTAAAGCCATGGATAAGGATGACATGCTTTTTATGGGCTTTGACCAGAAAAAAGACCCGAAAAAAATTCTTGATGCCTACAATGATCCTAACGGAATAACCGAAGCCTTCAACAAAAATTTACTGGTACGTATTAATAAGGAATTAGGCGGAGATTTCAATCCGGATAGCTTTAAACACTGGGAAACCTATGATCCCGAAACCGGAACGGCAAAAAGTTTTTTGGTTAGCAGTATTGAGCAGAATGTAAAAATTCAAAAACTGGAACTGGAAGTCCATTTTGACAGCTGGGAAAGTATTCACACCGAAATTTCCCAGAAATATGACGATTCCATAGTAAAATGGCTGGCCAGTGAGGCAGGATTGAAAGTTGAACAAACTTTCACAGATTCAGCAGGTTTTTACAAAAATTATATCTTTAAGAAAAACTAA
- the egtB gene encoding ergothioneine biosynthesis protein EgtB: protein MLSQEELIELFKKTRADSEHICSFLETEDYVVQPIVDVSPPKWHLGHTTWFFEEFVLKKYSNSHQLYDENTAYVFNSYYESVGEKVIRTNRGNLSRPTVAWIYNFRKYVTDAVLDLLKNKKLDEEALAVLEIGCHHEKQHQELLYTDIKYILGNNPLFPKYNDEFEENPVQEFDREWIKIPEGIYEIGHKSDDFCYDNEKGLHKVFLCDYEISNKLVTNKEFIDFIDDGGYEDVLLWHAEGWDWVNENEISAPSYWHKINEEWHQYTLGGLQKLNLNAPVTHISYYEAFAYSQWKGMRLPTEEEWETAQSKFEWGSRWEWTESAYSPYPGYKKADGALGEYNGKFMVNQKVLRGGSVVTPQNHTRPTYRNFFHPQLRWQFTGFRLVK from the coding sequence ATGCTTTCACAAGAAGAACTAATTGAACTTTTCAAAAAAACAAGGGCAGATTCCGAACATATCTGCTCGTTTCTGGAAACCGAAGATTATGTGGTTCAGCCCATCGTTGATGTCTCGCCTCCAAAATGGCACCTTGGCCATACCACCTGGTTTTTTGAAGAATTTGTCCTGAAAAAATATTCCAATAGCCACCAGCTTTATGATGAGAATACCGCTTACGTTTTCAATAGTTACTATGAAAGTGTGGGCGAAAAGGTAATTCGCACCAACCGCGGAAACCTTTCCAGGCCTACCGTTGCATGGATCTATAATTTCAGAAAATATGTTACCGATGCCGTTCTGGATCTTTTAAAAAACAAAAAGCTTGATGAAGAAGCTCTTGCCGTTCTGGAAATTGGTTGTCATCATGAAAAACAACACCAGGAGCTGCTTTATACCGATATTAAATATATACTGGGAAATAATCCGCTTTTTCCCAAATACAACGATGAATTTGAAGAAAATCCCGTCCAGGAATTCGATCGTGAATGGATAAAAATTCCTGAAGGAATCTACGAAATTGGCCATAAATCTGATGATTTCTGCTATGACAACGAAAAAGGCCTTCACAAGGTTTTTCTCTGCGATTATGAAATTTCGAATAAACTGGTCACCAATAAAGAATTCATTGACTTTATTGACGACGGAGGTTATGAAGATGTTTTGCTGTGGCATGCCGAAGGCTGGGACTGGGTGAATGAAAACGAGATTTCGGCTCCCTCCTACTGGCATAAAATCAATGAAGAATGGCATCAATATACCTTAGGTGGACTCCAGAAACTCAACCTGAATGCGCCGGTAACCCATATTTCATATTATGAGGCTTTTGCCTATTCACAATGGAAAGGAATGCGACTTCCAACTGAAGAAGAATGGGAAACAGCCCAATCTAAATTTGAATGGGGAAGTCGCTGGGAATGGACCGAAAGTGCCTATTCACCCTATCCGGGTTATAAAAAAGCCGATGGCGCACTTGGTGAGTACAATGGTAAATTCATGGTCAACCAGAAAGTCCTGCGTGGCGGCTCGGTAGTTACTCCCCAAAACCATACACGACCTACTTACCGCAATTTTTTTCATCCACAATTAAGGTGGCAGTTTACCGGTTTCCGATTAGTTAAATAA
- a CDS encoding energy transducer TonB — translation MKKLFLIFFVFIGIQAFAQEGVKVEGNTITIKETTPVWPGCENNSDKDECFNKMFMQHLKKTYKYPKNDKGEYIRGKATVSLEINEKGKAVVKSIEGKHPEINAEVKKMVEAMPIMKPGMRGGKPVAIKYTIPLNF, via the coding sequence ATGAAAAAGCTATTTTTAATATTCTTTGTCTTTATCGGTATTCAGGCCTTTGCGCAGGAAGGCGTAAAAGTCGAGGGAAACACTATCACTATTAAAGAAACTACCCCTGTATGGCCGGGCTGCGAAAATAACAGTGATAAAGACGAGTGTTTTAACAAGATGTTTATGCAGCATCTGAAAAAAACCTATAAATATCCGAAGAACGATAAGGGAGAATATATTCGCGGCAAAGCTACCGTTTCTCTTGAAATCAATGAAAAAGGAAAGGCCGTGGTAAAATCGATTGAAGGCAAACACCCTGAAATCAATGCCGAAGTAAAAAAAATGGTGGAGGCAATGCCCATTATGAAACCCGGTATGCGCGGCGGCAAACCTGTGGCAATCAAGTACACCATCCCGCTAAATTTCTAA
- a CDS encoding energy transducer TonB — MKKLLVITCFLLGGLSLANAQQKSPVWPGCENAKNVKKCFNQKLSQHVRAKYVYPKNDQGQYERGKVKVTFTIQKNGEVVVNEVTGKNPAVNQAAKEMLQKIPKMKPGTLNGEPDDREFTLSFNF, encoded by the coding sequence ATGAAGAAATTATTAGTTATTACATGTTTTTTACTAGGTGGGCTCAGCCTTGCCAATGCACAACAAAAATCACCCGTCTGGCCGGGCTGTGAAAATGCCAAAAATGTAAAAAAATGTTTTAACCAAAAACTTTCCCAACACGTAAGGGCGAAATATGTATATCCCAAGAACGACCAGGGGCAATACGAAAGAGGAAAAGTGAAAGTAACTTTTACAATTCAAAAAAATGGGGAGGTTGTTGTAAATGAAGTTACGGGTAAAAATCCTGCCGTGAACCAGGCCGCTAAAGAAATGCTTCAGAAAATCCCAAAAATGAAACCCGGAACCCTGAATGGTGAGCCGGACGACAGGGAGTTCACCCTTTCATTTAATTTTTAA
- a CDS encoding thymidylate synthase, with translation MKQYHELLKHVLENGTDKGDRTGTGTRSLFGYQMRFDLSEGFPMVTTKKLHLKSIIYELLWFLKGDTNVKYLQENGVRIWNEWADENGNLGPIYGHQWRNWNSEEIDQISEVIETLKKNPNSRRMLVSAWNPSVLPDTSKSFSENVANGKAALPPCHAFFQFYVADGKLSCQLYQRSADVFLGVPFNIASYALLTMMMAQVCGYEAGDFVHTFGDVHIYSNHMEQVKLQLSRTPKPLPTMKLNPKVKDIFDFKFEDFKLENYDPHPGIKASVAV, from the coding sequence ATGAAACAATATCACGAACTTCTTAAGCATGTACTTGAAAACGGAACCGATAAAGGAGATCGTACCGGCACAGGAACAAGAAGCCTTTTTGGTTACCAGATGCGCTTCGACCTTAGCGAAGGTTTCCCCATGGTCACCACGAAAAAATTACACCTGAAATCTATCATTTACGAATTGTTATGGTTCCTGAAAGGCGACACAAATGTGAAATACCTTCAGGAAAACGGGGTTCGCATCTGGAACGAATGGGCCGATGAAAATGGAAATCTGGGACCGATTTATGGCCATCAGTGGCGAAATTGGAACAGCGAAGAGATTGACCAGATCAGTGAGGTAATTGAAACGCTTAAAAAAAATCCCAATAGCCGGCGCATGCTGGTATCGGCATGGAATCCCTCGGTGTTACCTGATACTTCAAAATCTTTTTCAGAAAATGTGGCTAACGGGAAAGCTGCCCTCCCACCCTGTCACGCCTTTTTTCAATTTTATGTAGCCGATGGAAAACTATCCTGTCAGCTCTACCAACGCAGTGCCGATGTATTCCTCGGGGTGCCTTTCAACATTGCCTCTTATGCGCTACTAACAATGATGATGGCACAGGTTTGCGGTTATGAGGCCGGAGATTTTGTTCATACTTTCGGCGATGTACACATTTACAGCAACCATATGGAGCAGGTAAAACTTCAGCTAAGCAGAACCCCAAAACCGCTCCCAACGATGAAATTAAACCCAAAAGTCAAAGATATTTTTGATTTTAAGTTTGAAGATTTTAAATTAGAAAATTATGATCCGCATCCTGGCATTAAAGCCAGTGTGGCTGTTTAA
- a CDS encoding NupC/NupG family nucleoside CNT transporter, producing MNKTWHCLLLSLFFISAAFSQNISQTWQFEKDTDSLSQQQTFPNTQYLRFDEGRFSFLDSTAKDTLAKGDYLYQNNLLVLFYNSPKDSVQHLRVTELTDSSLVINSSGQNLRLKINNPTVNEAVPASTAKEIIPSAGISTSSILRGILGMFALILIAFLFSSNKKGINWKTVGLGLAAQLLLAIGVLKIEIVQDIFEFVGQIFVLILDFTEAGSEFLLGDLMDANSFGFIFLFQILPTVIFFSALTSVLFYLGVIQVVVKGMAWVLTKLLGISGPESLSVAGNIFLGQTEAPLLIKAYLERMTRSEILLVMVGGMATVAGGVLAAYIGFLGGEDPELRLQFAKHLLTASVMAAPGAVVISKILYPQTEKINTDVEVSANKIGSNILDAIANGTTEGLKLAANVAAMLLVFIAFIAMINYILGWIGGWSHLNMLMAEYTPYEKFSLESVLGLIFAPLMWIIGVAKEDIMLMGQLLGIKLAASEFVGYIQLAELKNPVNALSLNYEKSVIMATYMLCGFANFASIGIQIGGIGSLAPGQRKTLSEFGMKALIGGTIASLLSATIAGMIIG from the coding sequence ATGAATAAAACCTGGCATTGCCTGCTGCTCAGCCTTTTCTTTATTTCTGCAGCATTTTCCCAGAATATTTCCCAGACCTGGCAATTCGAAAAAGATACCGATAGCCTTTCCCAACAACAAACTTTTCCCAATACCCAGTACCTTCGTTTTGACGAAGGCAGGTTTAGCTTTCTGGATAGTACGGCAAAAGACACACTGGCTAAAGGTGACTATCTTTATCAAAATAACCTGCTGGTCCTTTTTTATAATTCGCCAAAAGACAGTGTTCAGCATTTGCGGGTAACAGAACTCACAGATTCATCCCTTGTCATCAACAGCAGCGGCCAAAATCTTCGGTTAAAAATTAATAATCCCACGGTAAATGAAGCTGTTCCCGCTTCAACGGCCAAAGAGATCATTCCAAGCGCCGGAATAAGCACCTCCAGTATCCTGCGGGGAATACTGGGAATGTTCGCACTTATTTTAATAGCCTTCCTTTTTAGCAGCAACAAAAAAGGCATAAACTGGAAAACAGTGGGCCTGGGTCTGGCTGCACAGCTGCTACTTGCCATAGGTGTTTTAAAAATTGAAATTGTCCAGGATATCTTTGAGTTCGTAGGACAAATATTTGTTCTTATACTTGATTTTACCGAAGCCGGAAGTGAATTCCTTTTAGGTGATCTAATGGATGCGAATTCCTTCGGGTTTATTTTCCTTTTCCAGATACTGCCCACGGTAATTTTCTTTTCGGCATTAACATCGGTACTTTTTTATTTGGGAGTTATACAGGTAGTTGTAAAAGGAATGGCCTGGGTACTTACCAAATTACTGGGAATTTCAGGCCCGGAAAGTTTAAGTGTAGCCGGGAATATTTTCCTCGGTCAAACTGAAGCGCCTCTTTTGATCAAAGCCTATTTGGAAAGAATGACACGCTCTGAAATTCTCCTGGTCATGGTTGGCGGAATGGCAACAGTAGCCGGTGGCGTACTCGCCGCTTACATCGGTTTCCTTGGTGGTGAAGATCCGGAACTGAGGCTGCAATTCGCAAAACACCTGTTAACTGCCTCGGTAATGGCTGCGCCCGGCGCGGTGGTAATTTCAAAAATTTTATATCCACAAACCGAAAAAATTAATACCGATGTGGAAGTATCCGCCAATAAAATAGGTTCGAATATACTCGACGCCATAGCAAACGGTACTACGGAAGGACTTAAACTGGCAGCGAATGTGGCGGCTATGCTTCTTGTATTTATAGCATTTATCGCCATGATCAATTATATTTTAGGCTGGATAGGAGGCTGGAGCCATTTGAATATGCTGATGGCCGAATACACACCTTACGAAAAATTCTCTTTGGAGTCGGTTCTCGGACTCATTTTCGCTCCATTGATGTGGATCATTGGAGTCGCTAAAGAAGACATTATGCTGATGGGCCAGCTGCTGGGAATAAAACTTGCCGCAAGTGAATTTGTTGGCTACATTCAACTCGCCGAGCTTAAGAATCCGGTGAACGCGCTTAGCCTTAACTACGAGAAGTCTGTTATAATGGCTACTTATATGTTGTGCGGATTCGCAAATTTCGCTTCCATTGGTATACAGATTGGTGGAATTGGCTCTCTCGCTCCGGGCCAAAGAAAAACACTTTCAGAATTTGGTATGAAAGCTCTGATAGGAGGGACAATTGCATCCCTGCTTTCTGCAACTATCGCGGGAATGATCATTGGATAA
- a CDS encoding bifunctional nuclease family protein, translated as MSLVRLNIKGISYSQTQNGAYALILNEVGGDRKLPIVIGAFEAQSIAIALEKEIKPPRPLTHDLFKNFSDRFEIVVKQVIIHKLVDGVFYSSLICERDGIEEIIDARTSDAIALALRFNAPIFTYKNILDKAGIYLKVEERQSEKEEKKEEEILSDELLKEEIEMTSDESSDYKKMSLEELKELLSQAVAKEDYEKAARLRDEISKRK; from the coding sequence ATGAGTTTAGTGCGCCTGAATATTAAAGGAATTTCTTACAGTCAAACACAAAACGGTGCTTACGCCCTGATCCTCAACGAGGTTGGTGGCGACCGCAAGCTGCCTATAGTAATTGGAGCATTTGAGGCTCAATCTATTGCCATAGCGCTGGAGAAAGAGATAAAACCTCCGCGACCGCTTACCCATGATCTCTTCAAAAATTTTTCAGACAGGTTTGAAATTGTTGTAAAACAGGTGATCATCCATAAACTGGTAGACGGTGTTTTCTACTCCAGTCTCATCTGCGAAAGGGATGGGATCGAAGAGATCATCGATGCGAGAACAAGTGATGCTATTGCGCTGGCACTCCGTTTTAACGCTCCTATTTTTACTTATAAGAATATCCTCGATAAGGCCGGAATTTACCTGAAAGTCGAAGAGCGGCAGAGCGAAAAAGAAGAAAAGAAAGAAGAAGAGATACTTTCAGACGAATTATTGAAAGAAGAGATCGAAATGACCTCTGATGAAAGTTCTGATTATAAAAAAATGTCGCTGGAAGAACTTAAAGAGCTCCTGTCACAGGCTGTTGCAAAAGAAGATTATGAAAAAGCAGCGCGCCTCAGGGATGAAATTTCCAAAAGAAAATAA
- a CDS encoding electron transfer flavoprotein subunit alpha/FixB family protein, whose product MSVLTYIESEEGKFKKASYELASYAQEVADMLGTSVTAITFNANDTSELGKYGVDKVLKVSSEKLSKFNAEAYADAIKQAAEKEGSKVLVISQSANGKYLAPLLAVQLKAGYAPNVVALPESTEPFTVKRAAFTNKAFNFTEITTEVKIIGLSKNSFGLKEHPSTATEEDFTPQLSDEDFSVNVESVDKAKDKVTIADAEIVVSGGRGLKGPENWGMIEEMADILGAATACSKPVSDMGWRPHSEHVGQTGKPVASNLYIAIGISGAIQHLAGINAAKTKVVINNDPEAPFFKAADYGVVGDAFEVVPRLNEKLREFKEKNA is encoded by the coding sequence ATGTCAGTTTTAACATATATAGAATCAGAAGAAGGAAAGTTCAAAAAAGCTTCTTATGAATTAGCGTCTTACGCCCAAGAAGTTGCCGATATGCTGGGAACTTCCGTAACGGCAATTACTTTCAATGCTAATGACACTTCCGAACTTGGGAAGTATGGAGTGGATAAAGTTTTGAAAGTAAGCAGCGAGAAACTTTCCAAATTCAATGCCGAGGCCTATGCCGATGCCATTAAGCAGGCTGCCGAAAAAGAAGGTTCAAAAGTTTTAGTTATCAGCCAGAGCGCCAACGGAAAATATCTCGCCCCACTTTTAGCTGTTCAGCTTAAGGCAGGTTACGCTCCAAATGTTGTGGCTTTACCTGAAAGCACTGAACCTTTTACCGTAAAACGCGCAGCTTTTACTAATAAAGCCTTCAATTTTACTGAAATCACTACCGAGGTAAAAATCATAGGTCTTTCAAAAAATTCATTCGGTTTAAAGGAACATCCTTCCACCGCTACCGAAGAAGATTTTACTCCACAACTTTCTGATGAAGATTTTTCAGTAAATGTAGAATCGGTAGATAAAGCAAAAGATAAAGTGACCATTGCCGACGCCGAAATTGTCGTTTCTGGCGGACGCGGATTAAAAGGTCCGGAGAACTGGGGAATGATAGAAGAAATGGCCGATATTCTGGGTGCCGCTACCGCCTGCTCGAAACCGGTAAGCGACATGGGCTGGAGGCCTCACAGTGAGCACGTAGGCCAGACCGGTAAGCCGGTTGCTTCCAATTTATATATTGCCATTGGTATTTCAGGAGCTATTCAGCACCTTGCCGGAATCAATGCCGCAAAAACCAAAGTCGTCATTAATAATGATCCGGAAGCACCATTTTTTAAGGCTGCAGACTACGGTGTGGTGGGCGATGCCTTTGAAGTTGTACCCAGATTAAATGAAAAATTGAGGGAATTTAAAGAGAAAAACGCATAA
- a CDS encoding electron transfer flavoprotein subunit beta/FixA family protein, with the protein MKILVCISHVPDTTSKINFTDGDTKFDTNGVQFVINPNDEFGLTRAMWFKEKQGATVDVVNVGGAETEPTLRKALAIGADAAIRVDNTPTDGYQVAKELAKVVQDGNYDLIIAGRESIDYNGGMVPGMLAQLIKANFVNNCIGLEVEGDTATAIREIDGGKETLKAKLPLVIGGQKGIVEESDLKIPNMRGIMQARKKPLNVVQPSESDITTKVVKFEKPEPKGAVKLVDPENLDELIDLLHNEAKVI; encoded by the coding sequence ATGAAAATTTTAGTATGTATAAGCCATGTGCCCGATACTACCTCTAAGATCAATTTTACTGATGGGGACACTAAATTCGACACGAATGGTGTTCAATTTGTAATTAATCCGAACGACGAATTTGGTCTTACCCGTGCCATGTGGTTCAAAGAGAAACAGGGAGCTACTGTAGATGTTGTAAATGTTGGCGGAGCAGAAACCGAACCCACCTTAAGAAAGGCACTGGCCATTGGTGCAGATGCGGCAATTCGTGTGGACAACACTCCCACCGATGGATATCAGGTAGCCAAAGAACTTGCGAAAGTCGTTCAGGATGGCAATTATGACCTTATTATTGCTGGAAGGGAATCCATCGATTATAACGGCGGAATGGTGCCGGGAATGCTCGCCCAACTAATCAAAGCAAATTTCGTAAATAACTGCATAGGCCTTGAAGTTGAGGGAGACACCGCAACAGCGATAAGGGAAATAGATGGCGGTAAGGAAACACTTAAGGCTAAACTTCCACTGGTCATTGGAGGCCAAAAAGGAATTGTGGAAGAAAGCGATCTTAAGATCCCTAATATGAGAGGGATCATGCAGGCTCGTAAAAAACCTCTTAATGTGGTACAGCCTTCTGAAAGTGATATAACAACAAAAGTGGTCAAATTCGAAAAACCCGAGCCAAAAGGAGCAGTGAAACTGGTTGATCCAGAAAACCTTGATGAATTGATCGATTTGCTTCATAACGAGGCCAAGGTCATTTAA
- a CDS encoding pyruvate dehydrogenase complex E1 component subunit beta, producing MRTIQFREAVAEAMSEEMRRDESIYLMGEEVAEYNGAYKASKGMLEEFGPDRIIDTPIAELGFSGIGVGSAMNGNRPIIEFMTFNFSLVGIDQIINNAAKMRQMSGGQFNIPIVFRGPTGSAGQLGATHSQAFENWFANTPGLKVIIPSTPYDAKGLLKAAIRDDDPVIFMESEQMYGDKGEVPEEEYVIEIGKADIKREGTDVTIVSFGKIIKEAHAAAEKLAEEGISCEIIDLRTIRPMDHDAIINSVKKTNRLVVLEESWPFGSIATEITYQVQSQAFDYLDAPVVKLNTADTPAPYSPVLLKEWLPNSEDVVKAVKKVMYK from the coding sequence ATGAGGACAATTCAATTTAGAGAAGCCGTTGCCGAGGCGATGAGCGAAGAAATGCGAAGGGATGAAAGCATTTATTTAATGGGGGAAGAGGTTGCCGAGTATAATGGCGCCTACAAAGCTTCCAAAGGAATGCTTGAAGAATTTGGTCCCGATCGCATTATAGACACTCCTATTGCCGAGCTTGGATTTTCGGGTATTGGCGTTGGATCGGCGATGAATGGCAACAGGCCTATTATTGAATTCATGACTTTTAATTTTTCACTGGTTGGTATCGACCAGATCATCAATAATGCCGCTAAAATGAGGCAAATGAGCGGTGGGCAATTCAATATTCCCATTGTTTTTCGCGGTCCTACGGGTTCTGCCGGCCAGCTGGGAGCAACGCACTCACAGGCATTTGAAAACTGGTTCGCGAATACTCCGGGACTTAAAGTTATCATTCCTTCTACTCCTTATGATGCGAAAGGCCTTTTAAAAGCTGCGATTCGCGATGATGATCCGGTTATTTTTATGGAAAGTGAGCAGATGTACGGCGATAAAGGTGAAGTGCCGGAAGAGGAATATGTGATCGAGATCGGTAAAGCCGATATTAAAAGGGAAGGAACCGATGTAACTATTGTTTCTTTCGGAAAGATCATAAAAGAAGCCCATGCGGCAGCTGAAAAACTTGCTGAAGAAGGGATCTCCTGCGAAATCATTGATTTGAGAACTATTCGTCCCATGGATCACGACGCGATAATCAATTCTGTGAAAAAGACCAACAGGCTTGTAGTTCTTGAAGAATCCTGGCCATTTGGAAGTATTGCCACTGAAATTACTTACCAGGTGCAGTCACAAGCTTTTGATTATCTGGATGCTCCTGTTGTGAAACTGAATACGGCCGATACACCGGCACCTTATTCCCCGGTTCTGCTGAAGGAATGGTTGCCTAACAGCGAAGATGTTGTTAAAGCCGTTAAAAAGGTAATGTACAAGTAA